From Acidianus brierleyi:
CATGCTGCATTAATTTATCCTGAATTTTCTGATGCAGAAGTAAAAGAAATAAAAGAAGCCTTACAAGTTGAGGAAGCAAAAAGAGGAACTATAGCTAACATAATAACAGTAGGTTCAGTAGGAGTCATAACAAGAAAAGGTGGAATAGTTCATATAGACTCAACTGATGATGAAATAAGAGATTTAAGCTATTTTTTTAAGGTAAAAATAGACGTAGGAACAGTAAACTTTGGAAGCGCATTCATTAGAAGTGGAATGATAGCTAATTATAAAGGTGTGCTAGTTGGATCTTCTACCACGGGTCCAGAGATTTTAAGAATTCAGAGAGCATTAGGTGATTAAGATGAGTGAGATAAAAATATATCAAGTAAAAGGTACTGCAGTATTTAATTTATCAGAATTTCCGACCAAACAAAAATTTGTAAAGTATGTTAGAGCAACAAATGAAAAACAAGCTATAGAATATGTATACACCCAATTCGGAAGTAAAAACAAAATTAAACGGTCTAATATTAAAATAGAAGAAGTCAAGGAAGTAAACTCTAACGAGATTCCAGATAGAACAATAAAAGATATTGGCAAGTTAGATAAAATAATATTGTGATGTATTATGTCAGATCAGCAAGGTAAAA
This genomic window contains:
- a CDS encoding translation initiation factor IF-6, producing MNIQRLSVFGTDNIGVYIYSNDKYTFIPKNLDKNTKDIIIDNLGTELIETSVSNSFLLGIFINGNNNTIILPKIAKDNEIKEIKEQAKDTRVEVLNLKATALGNVILANDHAALIYPEFSDAEVKEIKEALQVEEAKRGTIANIITVGSVGVITRKGGIVHIDSTDDEIRDLSYFFKVKIDVGTVNFGSAFIRSGMIANYKGVLVGSSTTGPEILRIQRALGD
- the rpl18a gene encoding 50S ribosomal protein L18Ae; protein product: MSEIKIYQVKGTAVFNLSEFPTKQKFVKYVRATNEKQAIEYVYTQFGSKNKIKRSNIKIEEVKEVNSNEIPDRTIKDIGKLDKIIL